Proteins encoded within one genomic window of Nonomuraea gerenzanensis:
- a CDS encoding prolipoprotein diacylglyceryl transferase — translation MPLHEIFVGLGVAVAAVVFVREARRRGALNEQSLIAVAGALVGGAIGMRLAGWMETLQLQSLWLYGSRSILGGLTGAYVGVLVAKRIIGYKERTGDLFAPAVALGMAVGRIGCHLTEAPGRPTELPWGVHAPATTPECPGCLTGQAMHPSFIYEIIFHLAAFAALVWARRRLTHPGELFTLYVAAYAAFRFLVEFTRANETVWLDLTRPQWFLIPGLLLLAIRLGYGWRRGHYAPLFRGATPLHSERS, via the coding sequence ATGCCCCTTCACGAGATCTTCGTCGGCCTGGGCGTGGCGGTGGCGGCCGTCGTCTTCGTCCGGGAGGCGCGCAGGCGGGGAGCGCTCAACGAGCAGTCGCTGATCGCGGTCGCCGGCGCGCTGGTCGGCGGCGCGATCGGGATGCGGCTGGCGGGCTGGATGGAGACACTGCAGCTGCAGAGCCTGTGGCTGTACGGCTCGCGGAGCATCCTGGGCGGCCTGACCGGCGCGTACGTCGGGGTGCTGGTGGCCAAGCGGATCATCGGCTACAAGGAGCGGACCGGCGACCTGTTCGCCCCGGCGGTGGCGCTCGGCATGGCGGTGGGCAGGATCGGCTGCCACCTGACGGAGGCGCCCGGCAGGCCGACCGAGCTGCCGTGGGGGGTGCACGCCCCGGCGACGACCCCCGAATGCCCCGGCTGCCTCACAGGCCAGGCGATGCACCCGTCGTTCATCTACGAGATCATCTTCCACCTCGCCGCGTTCGCCGCGCTCGTCTGGGCGCGCCGGCGGCTCACCCACCCGGGTGAGCTGTTCACGCTGTACGTCGCCGCGTACGCCGCCTTCCGCTTCCTCGTCGAGTTCACCAGGGCCAACGAGACGGTCTGGCTGGATCTGACCAGGCCGCAGTGGTTCCTGATCCCGGGGCTGCTGCTGCTCGCCATCAGGCTCGGGTACGGCTGGCGGCGCGGCCACTACGCTCCCCTCTTCAGGGGAGCAACCCCTCTTCACAGTGAAAGGTCATGA
- a CDS encoding TolB family protein — MRSEDELIGALRTAGEHAPDDGTGLLAGVALRRRRRTRRRLRVLAAATAVVVLSVGIRGALLSGEGAGDVATTPTSGPSAPRSAPVGELWPGAVFTFAIEGPGGARRVPITGLSPTQLLILSRMPRMQAEGTLEVYDSKSGSSRKVAELPRSGRFVIGSVAADGKHVVWQSSTGKSALEIWTAPLAGGEARRVTALSGGRSDVDAISVNGDQVIWSERSGGVWRVPLTGGAPDQITGTDGLHLLRWPWASDAPAGPDLGDRNQTVLVDLTLITSHEVDSLPGAKGVRCGPHWCLGRRAGGSFVQRIDGSDLRDVKGVFGRPKPLSMAPLLNRFVPLADGVHDLATGSTGTIDARTLALGAAGEPSTVLYWRKGPGSYGVLNLAAIPSAQ, encoded by the coding sequence ATGAGGAGCGAGGACGAGCTGATCGGCGCGCTGCGGACGGCGGGCGAGCACGCTCCCGACGACGGGACCGGCCTGCTGGCGGGCGTGGCGCTGCGCAGGCGGCGCCGCACCAGGCGGCGGCTGCGCGTGCTGGCGGCGGCGACCGCGGTGGTGGTGCTGAGCGTGGGGATCAGGGGCGCCCTCCTGTCCGGTGAGGGCGCGGGCGACGTGGCCACGACCCCGACCTCCGGGCCGTCCGCCCCCAGGTCGGCTCCCGTGGGCGAGCTGTGGCCCGGCGCCGTCTTCACGTTCGCCATCGAGGGGCCCGGCGGCGCGCGCCGCGTCCCCATCACCGGCCTCAGCCCGACGCAGCTCCTGATCCTGTCCAGGATGCCGCGCATGCAGGCCGAGGGCACGCTGGAGGTCTACGACTCCAAGTCGGGCAGCAGCCGGAAAGTCGCCGAGCTGCCCAGGTCGGGGCGGTTCGTGATCGGGTCCGTGGCCGCCGACGGCAAGCACGTCGTCTGGCAGTCGTCCACCGGCAAGTCCGCGCTGGAGATCTGGACGGCGCCGCTGGCGGGCGGCGAGGCCAGGCGGGTCACCGCACTGTCCGGCGGACGTTCCGACGTGGACGCGATCTCGGTCAACGGCGACCAGGTCATCTGGTCCGAGCGCAGCGGCGGCGTCTGGCGCGTCCCCCTGACGGGCGGCGCGCCCGACCAGATCACCGGCACGGACGGGCTGCACCTGCTGCGCTGGCCGTGGGCGAGCGACGCGCCGGCCGGGCCCGACCTCGGCGACCGCAACCAGACGGTGCTGGTGGACCTCACGCTCATCACCTCGCACGAGGTGGACAGCCTGCCGGGGGCGAAGGGGGTGCGCTGCGGCCCGCACTGGTGCCTCGGCCGCCGTGCCGGGGGCAGCTTCGTGCAGCGGATCGACGGCAGCGACCTGCGGGACGTCAAGGGTGTCTTCGGCCGGCCGAAGCCGCTGTCGATGGCGCCGCTGCTCAACCGGTTCGTACCGCTGGCGGACGGCGTCCACGACCTCGCCACCGGCTCGACCGGCACGATCGACGCCAGGACGCTGGCCCTCGGCGCGGCGGGCGAGCCCAGCACGGTCCTGTATTGGCGCAAGGGCCCGGGTTCTTATGGAGTACTGAACTTGGCAGCCATCCCGTCCGCGCAATAG
- a CDS encoding SigE family RNA polymerase sigma factor, producing MQTTSWEDEFREYVTARGPALLRAAHQLTGHPLDAEDLLQSALTKTYQAWERIEDRGALDGYVRRAMVNINISQWRRRKLEEYPSDELPEQASFDPAGSSEVHEALEQALRELPERMRAAIVLRYYEDMTEPEIAKTLGISVGTVKSTVSRAMAKLRAALGLPSA from the coding sequence ATGCAGACCACCAGCTGGGAAGACGAGTTCCGCGAGTACGTCACGGCACGCGGTCCTGCGCTGCTGCGTGCCGCCCATCAGCTCACCGGGCATCCGCTCGACGCCGAGGACCTGTTGCAGAGCGCGCTGACCAAGACGTACCAGGCGTGGGAGCGGATCGAGGACCGGGGCGCCCTCGACGGCTACGTGCGACGGGCCATGGTGAACATCAACATCTCGCAGTGGCGGCGGCGCAAGCTGGAGGAGTACCCGTCGGACGAGCTGCCCGAGCAGGCGAGCTTCGACCCGGCCGGGTCGTCGGAGGTGCACGAGGCGCTCGAACAGGCGCTACGGGAGCTGCCAGAGCGCATGCGGGCGGCGATCGTGCTGCGCTACTACGAGGACATGACGGAGCCGGAGATCGCCAAGACGCTGGGGATCAGCGTCGGCACGGTCAAGAGCACGGTGTCGCGGGCGATGGCCAAGCTCAGGGCCGCGCTGGGGCTTCCTTCCGCGTAG
- a CDS encoding sensor histidine kinase: protein MKQVVLGAGVAFAVGVVLIAGGSHLERGVPMWVLVVPLAFTCAGVLVRQRAPLASLGLGVVGIVIDGFVGPSLGTVLVFTDNLYAAALYGPARFARVLLGIAGVLAVVAGAVAGFLYEDWRMLAVMGVQAGLVLITPVTTAVVLREQRDRAAAERVRAEQVARLAELDRQAAVAAERTRMARELHDMIANHFSAIAIQSTAALSRKDLDRETVRKVMESVRENSVKGMAEMRAMIGLLRQEGDEGESEATRPRLADAQALVERVRRAGMAVETRVEGEVRELPAAVDLAGYRILQEALTNALKHGASPVSVAVVYEDGRVRLSVENALGDEEREIGLPGAGAGLIGMRERVSLVGGAFDAGEVWEGEPGGGGRWRVVAVLPMEVDVTRPGLSGGEGEGVERAPISS, encoded by the coding sequence ATGAAGCAGGTGGTGCTGGGGGCCGGGGTCGCCTTCGCGGTCGGGGTGGTGCTGATCGCGGGTGGGTCCCATCTCGAGCGTGGGGTGCCCATGTGGGTGCTGGTCGTGCCGCTGGCGTTCACCTGTGCGGGGGTGCTGGTGCGGCAGCGGGCGCCGCTGGCCTCGTTGGGGCTGGGGGTGGTCGGGATCGTGATCGACGGGTTCGTGGGGCCGTCGCTGGGGACGGTGCTGGTCTTCACCGACAATCTGTATGCGGCCGCGCTTTACGGGCCGGCTCGGTTCGCTCGGGTGTTGCTCGGGATCGCCGGGGTGCTGGCCGTCGTGGCGGGGGCGGTGGCCGGGTTTCTGTACGAGGACTGGCGGATGCTGGCCGTCATGGGGGTGCAGGCCGGGCTGGTGCTCATCACGCCGGTGACCACGGCGGTGGTGCTGCGGGAGCAGCGTGATCGGGCGGCGGCCGAGCGGGTGCGTGCTGAGCAGGTGGCTCGGCTGGCGGAGTTGGATCGGCAGGCGGCGGTGGCTGCTGAGCGTACGCGGATGGCGCGTGAGCTGCATGACATGATCGCCAATCACTTCAGCGCCATCGCCATCCAGTCCACTGCCGCGCTGTCGCGCAAGGATCTCGATCGGGAGACCGTACGGAAGGTGATGGAGTCCGTACGGGAGAACAGCGTCAAGGGGATGGCCGAGATGCGGGCCATGATCGGCTTGTTGCGGCAGGAAGGCGATGAAGGGGAGAGCGAGGCCACCCGGCCGCGGCTGGCTGATGCGCAGGCCCTGGTCGAGCGGGTGCGGCGGGCCGGCATGGCTGTGGAGACCCGGGTCGAGGGGGAGGTCAGGGAGTTGCCCGCGGCTGTCGATCTCGCCGGGTATCGGATCTTGCAGGAGGCGTTGACGAACGCGCTCAAGCACGGGGCCTCGCCTGTGTCGGTGGCCGTGGTCTATGAGGACGGGCGGGTTCGGCTGAGCGTTGAGAACGCCCTCGGGGACGAGGAGCGGGAGATCGGGCTGCCGGGGGCCGGGGCGGGGCTTATCGGCATGCGGGAGAGGGTTTCGCTGGTGGGCGGGGCTTTTGATGCTGGGGAGGTTTGGGAGGGGGAGCCTGGAGGTGGGGGGCGGTGGCGGGTTGTGGCGGTTCTGCCGATGGAGGTGGATGTCACGCGTCCCGGGCTTTCGGGTGGTGAGGGTGAAGGGGTGGAAAGGGCGCCGATCTCCAGTTGA
- a CDS encoding DUF1129 domain-containing protein produces MLFAGLAIYSVLNALIGFFIFFAAMSAGSGATAYLVAGAVLLALVGLGAGIGLCLVRRPWSRGLGLGLMIGWALWSILSAGICTGINPSLYG; encoded by the coding sequence ATGCTCTTCGCCGGCCTGGCCATCTACAGCGTCCTCAACGCCCTGATCGGCTTCTTCATCTTCTTCGCCGCCATGAGCGCAGGCAGTGGCGCCACCGCCTACCTGGTGGCAGGCGCGGTCCTCCTGGCACTGGTGGGCCTGGGCGCCGGGATCGGGCTGTGTCTGGTGCGCAGGCCGTGGAGCAGGGGCCTGGGGCTCGGGCTCATGATCGGCTGGGCGCTGTGGTCGATCCTGTCCGCAGGGATCTGCACCGGTATCAACCCGAGCCTGTACGGCTGA
- a CDS encoding response regulator, whose translation MTIKVLVADDHAAVRAGIVLILGGADDVEVVGEAGDGEQAVAMARELRPDVVLMDVRMPRLDGISATRELAGVCDVLILTTFDVDEYVFGALRAGAAGFMLKNAEAEALIEAVRVVARGDGLIAPGVTRRLIAAFAEQAPVRREVEPSGMDGLTPREKEVLACIGRGLSNAEIAKELDMAEATTKTHVSRVLGKLGLKSRVQAAIYYSEGL comes from the coding sequence GTGACCATCAAGGTGCTGGTGGCTGACGATCATGCGGCAGTCCGGGCCGGGATCGTGTTGATCCTGGGTGGGGCGGACGACGTCGAGGTCGTGGGGGAGGCCGGTGACGGGGAGCAGGCCGTGGCCATGGCTCGGGAGCTGCGGCCCGATGTGGTGCTGATGGATGTGCGGATGCCCCGGCTCGATGGGATATCGGCTACTCGGGAGCTGGCCGGCGTGTGTGATGTGCTGATTCTTACGACGTTCGATGTGGACGAGTACGTGTTCGGGGCGTTGCGGGCCGGGGCGGCGGGGTTCATGCTCAAGAACGCCGAGGCCGAGGCTTTGATCGAGGCAGTGCGGGTGGTGGCTCGGGGGGATGGGCTCATCGCGCCCGGGGTCACCCGGAGGTTGATCGCCGCCTTTGCCGAGCAGGCGCCTGTTCGGCGGGAGGTGGAGCCCTCAGGGATGGACGGGTTGACGCCTCGGGAGAAGGAGGTGCTGGCCTGTATCGGGCGAGGGTTGTCCAACGCTGAGATCGCCAAGGAGCTGGACATGGCGGAGGCTACGACCAAGACGCATGTCAGCAGGGTGTTGGGCAAGCTGGGGTTGAAGAGCCGGGTGCAGGCGGCGATCTACTACTCGGAGGGGTTGTAG
- a CDS encoding radical SAM protein — MGLRGDRILRYVNAFCPSCHGRDLDRVERLSGYLAERDGRVWLERGCREHGLIRTLYDEDPEILKYLEEWTAPTKHHTPDTPGNFDPIPAAYLRGLPELQTQHTCILLEDIAETCNLRCPTCFADSSPDLTGVVPVPDVLANVDQRLERENGKLDVLMLSGGEPTLHPELKTLLAELSTRPITRILINTNGVLLARDDSLLDLLTEHRERVEVYLQYDGTSAESSRHHRGGDLTRIKAEALERLSQREIFTTLVMTAALGVNDAEIGDVVRLALDTPYVGGVSLQPQFGSGRSATIDPNDRLTHTGVLKRLGPQTGGLVTWRDLTALPCSHPHCCSVGYLIRDDARQWRSLTALIGHDRLKENLGLVSNRIADTELPKELRLAVQESLLGLLSEQSSLSHPQIGDLWRDICENCDLGVSTLLALASSALPGRRKKLRRMLGERVVRITIKPFMDISTMIEERLTQCCVHVGTRAEQDQCAPFCAVQAWPQLSRQRLSAVAR, encoded by the coding sequence ATGGGTCTGCGGGGTGACCGCATCCTCAGGTACGTCAACGCGTTCTGCCCGAGCTGCCATGGCCGCGACCTCGACAGGGTCGAGCGGCTGAGCGGTTATCTGGCGGAGCGCGACGGCCGCGTGTGGCTGGAACGCGGATGCCGCGAACACGGACTTATCCGCACCCTGTACGACGAAGACCCAGAAATCCTGAAATATCTGGAGGAGTGGACCGCTCCCACCAAGCACCACACCCCCGACACCCCCGGCAACTTCGACCCCATCCCCGCCGCCTACCTCCGCGGCCTGCCCGAGCTGCAGACCCAGCACACCTGCATCCTCCTCGAGGACATCGCCGAGACCTGCAACCTGCGCTGCCCCACCTGCTTCGCCGACAGCTCCCCCGACCTGACCGGCGTCGTCCCGGTCCCCGACGTCCTGGCCAACGTCGACCAGCGCCTGGAGCGCGAGAACGGCAAGCTCGACGTCCTCATGCTGAGCGGCGGCGAGCCCACCCTGCACCCCGAGCTGAAGACCCTGCTCGCCGAGCTGAGCACCCGCCCGATCACCCGCATCCTGATCAACACCAACGGCGTCCTGCTCGCCAGGGACGACTCGCTGCTCGACCTCCTCACCGAGCACCGCGAGCGCGTCGAGGTCTACCTGCAGTACGACGGCACCTCGGCCGAGTCCTCCAGGCACCACCGGGGCGGCGACCTGACCAGGATCAAGGCCGAGGCCCTGGAGCGCCTGTCCCAGCGGGAGATCTTCACCACCCTCGTCATGACCGCCGCCCTCGGCGTGAACGACGCTGAGATCGGCGACGTCGTACGCCTCGCGCTCGACACCCCGTACGTCGGCGGCGTGTCCCTGCAACCCCAGTTCGGCTCCGGCAGGTCGGCCACCATCGACCCGAACGACCGCCTCACCCACACGGGCGTCCTCAAGCGCCTCGGCCCGCAGACCGGCGGCCTGGTGACCTGGCGCGACCTGACCGCTCTGCCCTGCTCCCACCCCCACTGCTGCTCGGTCGGCTACCTCATCCGCGACGACGCCCGCCAGTGGCGCTCGCTCACCGCGCTGATCGGCCACGACCGGCTCAAGGAGAACCTCGGCCTGGTCTCCAACCGCATCGCCGACACCGAGCTGCCGAAGGAGCTGCGCCTGGCCGTACAGGAGTCCCTGCTCGGACTGCTCTCCGAGCAGTCGTCGCTGTCGCACCCGCAGATCGGGGACCTGTGGCGCGACATCTGCGAGAACTGCGACCTCGGCGTCTCCACTCTGCTCGCCCTCGCGTCGTCGGCGCTGCCGGGACGGCGTAAGAAGCTGCGCAGGATGCTGGGGGAGCGGGTGGTGCGGATCACGATCAAGCCCTTCATGGACATCTCGACCATGATCGAGGAGCGGCTCACGCAGTGCTGCGTGCACGTGGGCACCCGCGCCGAGCAGGACCAGTGCGCGCCGTTCTGCGCCGTGCAGGCGTGGCCGCAACTGTCCAGGCAGCGGCTCTCGGCGGTGGCCAGGTGA
- a CDS encoding SigE family RNA polymerase sigma factor translates to MEFDDFVRARGPALLRYGYVLTGNADDAADLVQEALLKLSDSWKRVRNKNNPEAYVRTTMARQHISWWRGRRREHLTDDLPEGSYTDEPSSGELWKELATLPRRQRVVLVLRYYEDLSDQEIAELLGISRGTVRSQAFRALNALRVKPSVRDSARESARESARGTARESARESVRGTVRDSVRDQVRKGKPA, encoded by the coding sequence GTGGAGTTCGACGATTTCGTACGGGCGCGGGGCCCGGCCCTGCTCCGGTACGGCTACGTGCTCACCGGCAACGCCGACGACGCGGCCGACCTGGTCCAGGAGGCGCTGCTCAAGCTGAGCGACTCCTGGAAACGGGTGCGCAACAAGAACAACCCGGAGGCCTACGTCCGCACGACCATGGCCAGGCAGCACATCAGCTGGTGGCGCGGGCGGCGCAGGGAGCACCTGACCGACGACCTGCCCGAGGGCTCCTACACCGACGAGCCGTCGTCCGGCGAGTTGTGGAAGGAGCTGGCCACGCTGCCGCGCAGGCAGCGGGTCGTGCTCGTGCTGCGCTACTACGAGGACCTCTCCGATCAGGAGATCGCCGAGCTGCTCGGCATCTCCCGGGGGACCGTGCGCAGCCAGGCGTTCCGCGCGCTCAACGCGCTGCGCGTCAAGCCGTCGGTCCGCGACTCTGCGCGCGAGTCGGCACGCGAGTCGGCACGCGGTACGGCGCGGGAGTCTGCGCGTGAGTCGGTACGCGGCACGGTGCGAGATTCGGTACGCGATCAGGTGCGGAAGGGGAAGCCGGCATGA
- a CDS encoding ABC transporter permease has product MTTTIAPAREVVQAADRVAAARRRVTLGETVGQTLTMAWRALKKMRRNPEQFFDVALQPILFTAMFAFIFGGAIAGDVQSYLPLMIPGILAQTVLTTCMATGTQLREDMEKGVFDRFKSLPIARIAPLAGPMVADLLRYTIAATLTFGMGMVMGYRPGGGAGGLLAAILLAIFTGWSLAWVFTWVGTIARSAQAVQGISMMILFPLTFLSNAFVPVETLPDWLAAFVRVNPVSHLVTAARDLANDGVVSGAVAWTLLASLIVIAVFAPLSVRSYKRHL; this is encoded by the coding sequence TTGACCACCACGATCGCACCCGCCCGCGAGGTGGTCCAGGCCGCCGACCGCGTGGCCGCCGCCCGCCGCCGCGTCACCCTCGGGGAGACGGTCGGCCAGACCCTGACGATGGCCTGGCGGGCGCTGAAGAAGATGCGCAGGAACCCCGAGCAGTTCTTCGACGTGGCCCTGCAGCCCATCCTGTTCACCGCCATGTTCGCCTTCATCTTCGGCGGCGCCATCGCGGGCGACGTGCAGAGCTACCTGCCTCTGATGATCCCCGGCATCCTCGCCCAGACCGTGCTGACCACCTGCATGGCCACCGGCACGCAACTGCGCGAGGACATGGAGAAGGGCGTCTTCGACCGGTTCAAGTCGCTGCCGATCGCCCGGATCGCGCCGCTGGCCGGCCCCATGGTGGCCGACCTGCTGCGCTACACCATCGCCGCCACGCTCACCTTCGGCATGGGCATGGTGATGGGGTACCGCCCGGGCGGCGGGGCGGGCGGCCTGCTCGCCGCGATCCTGCTGGCGATCTTCACGGGGTGGTCGCTGGCGTGGGTCTTCACCTGGGTCGGCACGATCGCCCGCAGCGCGCAGGCCGTGCAGGGCATCTCGATGATGATCCTGTTCCCGCTGACGTTCCTGTCGAACGCGTTCGTGCCCGTCGAGACGTTGCCCGACTGGCTGGCCGCGTTCGTCCGGGTCAACCCCGTCTCACACCTCGTCACGGCCGCCCGCGACCTCGCCAACGACGGGGTGGTCAGCGGCGCGGTGGCCTGGACGCTGCTGGCGTCGCTGATCGTGATCGCCGTCTTCGCCCCACTGTCGGTACGCAGCTACAAGCGGCACCTGTGA
- a CDS encoding ATP-binding protein codes for MDPVRNPYAPGAGQRPPELAGRDRELQQFEVVLERVARGRPERSMVVTGLRGVGKTVLLNTFKSMAMQRLWGTGKIEARPDQSIRRPVAAALHMAIRELAPRHRAPERIEEFLGVLKAFAMRDPAAAKGTSHWSPGIEVPASRGRADSGDLEIDLTELFVDAASVATDLAVGIALFIDEMQDVQAADVSALCAACHELSQSGGPLIVVGAGLPHLPSVLSASKSYSERLFRYARIDKLDREAADLALILPAREEEVEFTREALDALYEAADGYPYFVQAYGKVAWDLAPRSPITLDDVKVSAPEAEEELAVGFFGSRYERATPAERDYMHAMAQIGDEPVPTSEVADALGRKPSSLSPARDSLIKKGLIYSAERGLIAFTVPHFGKFLRAQPI; via the coding sequence GTGGACCCTGTGCGAAACCCCTACGCTCCAGGCGCCGGGCAGCGCCCGCCGGAGCTCGCCGGGCGCGATCGCGAGCTGCAGCAGTTCGAGGTCGTGCTGGAGCGGGTGGCCCGCGGTCGCCCCGAGCGCAGCATGGTCGTGACCGGCCTGCGGGGCGTGGGCAAGACCGTCCTGCTCAACACGTTCAAGTCGATGGCCATGCAGCGGCTGTGGGGCACGGGCAAGATCGAGGCCCGGCCCGACCAGTCGATCAGGCGGCCGGTGGCCGCCGCCCTGCACATGGCCATCCGCGAGCTGGCGCCGCGGCACCGCGCGCCCGAGCGCATCGAGGAGTTCCTCGGCGTGCTCAAGGCGTTCGCGATGCGCGACCCGGCCGCGGCCAAGGGCACCTCCCACTGGTCGCCCGGGATCGAGGTGCCGGCCAGCCGCGGGCGCGCCGACTCGGGCGACCTGGAGATCGACCTCACCGAGCTGTTCGTCGACGCCGCGAGCGTGGCCACCGACCTGGCGGTGGGCATCGCCCTGTTCATCGACGAGATGCAGGACGTGCAGGCCGCCGACGTCTCCGCGCTCTGCGCCGCCTGCCACGAGCTGTCGCAGAGCGGCGGGCCGCTGATCGTGGTGGGTGCCGGGCTGCCGCACCTGCCGAGCGTGCTGTCGGCCAGCAAGAGCTATTCCGAGCGGCTCTTCCGCTACGCGCGCATCGACAAGCTCGACCGGGAGGCAGCCGACCTGGCGCTGATCCTGCCGGCGCGCGAGGAGGAGGTCGAGTTCACCCGGGAGGCGCTCGACGCGCTCTACGAGGCGGCCGACGGTTACCCCTACTTCGTCCAGGCCTACGGCAAGGTCGCCTGGGATCTGGCCCCGCGCAGCCCGATCACCCTCGACGACGTGAAGGTCTCCGCGCCGGAGGCCGAGGAGGAGCTGGCGGTCGGGTTCTTCGGCAGCCGCTACGAGCGGGCCACCCCGGCCGAGCGCGACTACATGCACGCCATGGCGCAGATCGGCGACGAGCCGGTGCCGACCTCCGAGGTGGCCGACGCCCTCGGGCGCAAGCCGTCCAGCCTCTCGCCCGCCCGCGACAGCCTCATCAAGAAAGGGCTCATCTACAGCGCCGAGCGCGGCCTGATCGCGTTCACGGTGCCGCACTTCGGGAAGTTCCTGCGCGCTCAGCCGATCTGA
- a CDS encoding MauE/DoxX family redox-associated membrane protein → MRLVLESQLPLLIVMLALGTAAKVFTVATKGEPGGLSRLGPAVLVPEQIQGPALLVCAAGELMLAAGLLLTTHPLFRWGTVAFFALSTYVLLELRRRRPDAGCGCFGEVSAAPVGLRSIARTVALTGMAAVSVWAPVPGWAAATAPSWLLAAGVAVLLALSPEIEELIDRVRYRAPCEQRRGPAESVTLSRLRASGTWRAHRGELVSAEPYDSWRELCWRFFAFRNHDDDDVVFAVYLTGRRPAVRMAVVSREDSGSLPVYTPVSA, encoded by the coding sequence GTGAGGCTCGTGCTGGAGTCGCAGCTCCCGCTGCTGATCGTCATGCTCGCCCTGGGCACGGCGGCCAAGGTGTTCACCGTCGCGACGAAGGGCGAGCCAGGGGGGCTGTCGAGGCTGGGGCCCGCGGTGCTGGTGCCGGAGCAGATCCAGGGCCCGGCGCTGCTGGTGTGCGCGGCCGGTGAGCTGATGCTGGCCGCGGGGCTGCTGCTCACGACGCATCCGCTGTTCCGGTGGGGGACGGTCGCGTTCTTCGCGCTGTCCACGTACGTGCTGCTCGAGCTGCGCAGGCGGCGCCCCGACGCGGGGTGCGGCTGCTTCGGCGAGGTCAGCGCGGCGCCGGTCGGGCTGCGCTCGATCGCCAGGACGGTGGCGCTGACCGGGATGGCCGCGGTGTCGGTCTGGGCGCCGGTGCCGGGCTGGGCGGCGGCGACCGCGCCGTCGTGGCTGCTGGCGGCGGGGGTGGCGGTGCTGCTGGCGTTGTCGCCGGAGATCGAGGAGCTGATCGACCGCGTACGGTATCGCGCCCCCTGCGAGCAGCGCCGCGGCCCCGCCGAGTCGGTCACCCTGTCGCGGCTCCGGGCGAGCGGCACCTGGCGGGCGCACCGGGGCGAGCTGGTCTCGGCCGAGCCGTACGACAGCTGGCGCGAGCTGTGCTGGCGTTTCTTCGCCTTCCGCAACCACGACGATGACGACGTCGTGTTCGCCGTCTACCTGACCGGGCGCCGCCCGGCGGTGCGGATGGCCGTGGTCAGCAGGGAGGACAGCGGGTCTCTGCCGGTGTATACGCCAGTATCGGCCTGA
- a CDS encoding MaoC family dehydratase has product MRTFANIDELKAAVGEKFGPTEWRTVTQEQVNTFADATDDHQWIHVDVERAKEGPFGGTIAHGYLTLSLLPSFMFSLVKVEGIAMGVNFGLNKVRFHTPVPVGARIRAVGELIDVKNSPAGHLSTLKMTIEIEGERRPACVAETLSLYVRGE; this is encoded by the coding sequence ATGCGGACCTTCGCGAACATCGATGAACTCAAGGCGGCCGTCGGCGAGAAGTTCGGCCCGACCGAGTGGCGCACGGTCACTCAGGAGCAGGTCAACACCTTCGCCGACGCCACCGACGACCATCAGTGGATCCACGTGGACGTGGAACGGGCCAAGGAGGGGCCGTTCGGCGGCACGATCGCGCACGGATACCTGACGCTGTCGTTGCTGCCGTCGTTCATGTTCTCCCTGGTCAAGGTGGAGGGCATCGCGATGGGCGTCAACTTCGGCCTCAACAAGGTCCGCTTCCACACACCGGTCCCCGTCGGGGCTCGGATCAGGGCCGTGGGCGAGCTGATCGACGTCAAGAACTCCCCCGCCGGCCACCTGTCCACCCTGAAGATGACGATCGAGATCGAGGGCGAGAGGCGGCCCGCCTGCGTCGCCGAGACCCTCAGCCTGTACGTGCGCGGCGAGTAA
- a CDS encoding MarR family winged helix-turn-helix transcriptional regulator encodes MSVMNFDDSRLTAIGLLTEVHSGLMSRFQPALSAAGLSEIDFETVIRLARSPQQRLRMSDLAAQTELSTSGVTRVVDRLEREGLVRREACASDRRASYAALTDAGRERLESVLPDHLRDIEESFTGLLGADELESFLKSLRKIRDVVRPCATAGAAEVTPCPGDGPTRKEAPARP; translated from the coding sequence ATGAGCGTGATGAACTTCGACGACTCCCGGCTGACCGCCATCGGGCTGCTGACCGAGGTGCACTCCGGGTTGATGAGCCGGTTCCAGCCGGCGCTGAGCGCGGCGGGGTTGTCGGAGATCGACTTCGAGACCGTCATCCGGTTGGCACGTTCCCCCCAGCAACGGCTGCGGATGAGCGATCTCGCCGCGCAGACCGAGCTGTCCACGAGCGGCGTGACGCGCGTGGTGGACCGGCTGGAGCGCGAGGGGCTGGTCAGGCGCGAGGCGTGTGCCAGCGACCGGCGAGCCTCCTACGCCGCCCTCACCGACGCGGGCCGCGAGCGGCTGGAGTCGGTGCTGCCCGACCACCTGCGCGACATCGAGGAGAGCTTCACCGGGCTGCTGGGCGCCGACGAGCTGGAGTCGTTCCTCAAGAGCCTGCGCAAGATCAGGGACGTCGTGCGCCCGTGTGCCACCGCCGGCGCCGCGGAGGTCACCCCCTGCCCCGGCGATGGGCCTACGCGGAAGGAAGCCCCAGCGCGGCCCTGA